One window from the genome of Natronomonas pharaonis DSM 2160 encodes:
- the gatC gene encoding Asp-tRNA(Asn)/Glu-tRNA(Gln) amidotransferase subunit GatC, translating into MTVDDDAVRHVASLARVDLDEDEVELFAEQFGDILEYFEALDDVPDVEPETELANVMRPDEVHEGLTQDEALQNAPETEDGYFKGPKVS; encoded by the coding sequence ATGACTGTCGACGACGATGCGGTTCGCCACGTCGCATCGCTGGCCCGCGTTGACCTCGATGAAGACGAAGTCGAGTTGTTCGCCGAGCAGTTCGGCGACATTCTCGAATACTTCGAGGCGCTCGATGACGTTCCCGATGTCGAGCCCGAAACCGAACTGGCGAACGTCATGCGCCCCGACGAGGTACACGAGGGGCTCACACAGGATGAGGCGCTTCAGAACGCCCCGGAAACCGAGGACGGCTACTTCAAGGGTCCGAAGGTCTCATGA
- a CDS encoding thioredoxin family protein, whose translation MDAAVVRHLDDERDFEAFVTSHEVVLVEFYTTGCPKCAAMEPVLGTVARATGVPVGLCDLGSVPVVERFDIASTPTLILFTNGDPADRLAEGFVGADRLVEFVDAVQE comes from the coding sequence ATGGATGCTGCTGTCGTCAGACATCTCGACGACGAGCGCGACTTTGAGGCGTTCGTCACGTCTCACGAGGTCGTGCTCGTCGAGTTCTACACCACGGGCTGCCCGAAATGCGCCGCAATGGAGCCGGTTTTAGGCACCGTCGCGAGGGCAACTGGCGTTCCTGTGGGGCTTTGTGACCTCGGCTCCGTGCCAGTGGTCGAGCGGTTCGATATCGCTTCGACGCCGACGCTCATACTATTCACAAACGGCGACCCCGCAGACCGGCTGGCGGAGGGGTTCGTCGGTGCCGACAGGCTTGTCGAATTCGTCGATGCCGTTCAGGAGTAG
- a CDS encoding FAD-binding and (Fe-S)-binding domain-containing protein, protein MATEGGDRTTGTDPAVDERASYDYTGGDTDRPGLVADLKRLIDGEVRFDEYTRTLYATDASAYEVTPIGVVFPTDTDDVSAVVSYCAERSIPVLPRGGGTSLAGQTVNKAVVVDFTRHMNSLLTVDEEARTATAQPGVRLGDLDKRLDGLTFPPDPAWGDKSALGGAIGNNSTGSHSLVYGKTDAYIESLEVVLADGSVHRFGPVTPAEWQRRAEESSFVGRIYRTLYRIASEEAEPVETAYPELKRNVSGYNLDCLIEQYEAAVAGDRETVNLARVLAGSEGTLGVVTEATVGLEPTPETKAVALLSYPGLIDALEDVEPILSFGPAAVEVLDDVLLDLARDTSEFGALVEETLPSDAGSVLLVEFYAESDADGKRRVAELLADRRPSAETTADSTGGPTTDAPVRAIHADEAHEKADRERFWKLRKSGLPILLGRTTDEKHISFIEDTAVPPENLPEYVAEFRELLEANDTFASFYAHAGPGCLHIRPLVDTKTTAGIEQMDAIAEGATDLVAEYDGSVSGEHGDGRARTRWNRKLYGDEVFGLFEELKAAFDPDGILNPEQVCGDVDPTEALRFDPDYEFDPGFEPALRWDNDNGFQGMAELCHGCGGCRGPQETTGGVMCPTYRAADEEIQSTRGRANALRAAASGRLDAAATDPEFMREVLDLCIGCKGCSNDCPSEVDLAKLKAEVTYQHHREHGASLRDRLFANIDTVAALGSRLAPLVNRLSSLPGSGRIAEKALGIARERSPPTFERESFVDWFERRDPTVAVSETDHRVVLLPDTFTNYVDTDVAKAAVRVLEAAGVHVDIVEAGGTGRAAYSKGFVETAAERAQDTVEAVEPYVEDGWSVVVCEPSDAVMVQSDYASLLPEATVEHVAENTYGVCEYLDVAGLDGGVPTDAGGEQLVYHGHCHQKATKRDHHAVGVLRRAGYDVTPLDSTCCGMAGSFGYEAEHYSMSQAIGSLLFDRLDDADGRPVAPGASCRTQLSGDGRTAVHPIECLAAAIPEPNR, encoded by the coding sequence ATGGCTACGGAGGGCGGCGACCGGACGACTGGGACCGACCCCGCGGTCGACGAACGGGCCAGTTACGACTACACCGGCGGCGATACGGACCGGCCGGGGCTTGTCGCCGACCTCAAGCGGCTCATCGACGGCGAGGTGCGCTTCGACGAGTACACGCGGACGCTGTATGCAACCGATGCATCCGCCTACGAGGTCACCCCAATCGGCGTCGTCTTTCCGACAGACACCGACGATGTCTCCGCCGTCGTCTCCTACTGTGCCGAGCGGTCGATACCCGTATTGCCCCGGGGCGGCGGCACGTCGCTCGCGGGACAGACGGTGAACAAAGCGGTCGTGGTGGATTTCACTCGGCACATGAATTCGCTTTTGACCGTTGACGAGGAAGCCCGGACCGCCACCGCACAGCCGGGGGTCCGACTCGGCGACCTTGATAAACGGCTCGATGGGCTGACGTTTCCACCCGACCCGGCATGGGGCGACAAAAGCGCTCTGGGCGGCGCTATCGGCAACAACTCGACGGGGAGCCACTCGCTGGTCTACGGGAAGACCGACGCCTACATCGAATCGCTGGAGGTCGTTCTCGCCGATGGGTCGGTCCATCGGTTCGGTCCGGTCACGCCTGCGGAGTGGCAACGCCGCGCCGAGGAATCGTCGTTCGTCGGCCGTATTTACCGGACGCTCTACCGAATCGCCAGCGAGGAAGCCGAGCCGGTTGAGACGGCCTACCCCGAACTGAAACGGAACGTCTCCGGGTACAATCTCGACTGCCTCATCGAGCAGTACGAGGCGGCCGTGGCCGGCGACCGCGAGACGGTCAATCTCGCCCGCGTGCTTGCCGGCAGCGAGGGGACGCTCGGTGTCGTCACCGAGGCGACGGTCGGGCTGGAGCCGACGCCGGAGACGAAGGCTGTCGCCTTGCTCTCGTATCCCGGCCTCATAGACGCACTGGAGGACGTAGAGCCGATTCTCTCCTTTGGCCCGGCGGCCGTCGAGGTGCTCGATGACGTACTCTTGGACCTCGCACGCGATACCTCGGAGTTCGGCGCTCTCGTCGAGGAGACGCTGCCGTCCGATGCCGGCAGCGTCCTGCTTGTCGAGTTCTACGCCGAAAGCGACGCAGACGGCAAGCGGCGGGTCGCCGAGCTGCTCGCCGACAGACGACCGTCCGCGGAGACGACCGCTGACAGCACAGGAGGACCCACCACCGACGCACCGGTCCGGGCCATCCACGCCGACGAAGCCCACGAGAAGGCCGACAGAGAGCGGTTCTGGAAACTACGGAAGTCCGGACTCCCGATTCTGCTCGGCCGGACGACCGACGAAAAACACATCAGCTTCATCGAGGACACCGCTGTTCCACCCGAAAATCTCCCCGAATACGTCGCCGAGTTCCGCGAGTTGCTTGAGGCAAACGACACCTTCGCCAGCTTCTATGCTCACGCCGGCCCGGGCTGTCTGCATATCCGGCCGCTCGTCGACACGAAGACGACGGCCGGCATCGAGCAGATGGACGCCATCGCCGAGGGGGCGACGGACCTCGTCGCCGAGTACGACGGCAGTGTCTCCGGCGAACACGGCGACGGGCGGGCCCGGACCCGCTGGAACCGCAAGCTCTACGGCGACGAGGTGTTCGGCCTCTTTGAGGAACTCAAGGCCGCCTTCGACCCGGACGGCATCCTCAACCCGGAACAGGTCTGTGGCGATGTCGACCCGACCGAGGCGCTCCGGTTCGACCCCGATTACGAGTTCGACCCCGGCTTCGAGCCGGCGCTGCGGTGGGACAACGACAACGGCTTTCAGGGAATGGCGGAGCTCTGTCACGGCTGCGGCGGCTGCCGTGGGCCACAAGAGACGACCGGCGGCGTGATGTGTCCGACCTATCGGGCCGCAGACGAGGAGATACAGAGCACCCGTGGGCGGGCAAACGCGTTGCGGGCGGCCGCCAGCGGCCGGCTTGACGCCGCGGCGACCGACCCCGAGTTCATGCGTGAGGTACTCGACCTCTGTATCGGCTGTAAGGGCTGTTCGAACGACTGCCCGAGCGAGGTTGACCTCGCGAAGCTGAAAGCCGAGGTGACGTATCAGCATCACCGCGAGCACGGCGCGAGCCTTCGGGACCGTCTGTTTGCGAACATCGACACGGTCGCCGCGCTCGGGAGCCGTCTCGCGCCGCTCGTCAACCGCCTCAGTTCGCTTCCGGGAAGCGGCCGTATCGCCGAAAAAGCACTCGGCATTGCCCGCGAGCGGTCGCCGCCGACGTTCGAGCGGGAATCGTTCGTCGACTGGTTCGAGCGCCGGGACCCGACAGTCGCGGTATCGGAGACCGACCACCGGGTCGTGCTGCTACCGGACACGTTCACGAACTACGTCGACACCGATGTCGCGAAGGCCGCCGTGCGCGTACTGGAGGCTGCCGGTGTCCACGTCGACATCGTCGAAGCCGGGGGGACTGGCCGGGCAGCCTACTCGAAGGGGTTCGTAGAGACAGCCGCCGAACGAGCCCAGGATACCGTCGAGGCGGTCGAACCCTACGTCGAGGACGGGTGGTCGGTGGTCGTCTGCGAACCCTCAGACGCCGTGATGGTCCAGTCGGACTACGCGTCGCTGCTTCCGGAAGCAACCGTCGAACACGTCGCGGAAAACACCTACGGCGTCTGTGAGTATCTCGATGTAGCCGGGCTCGATGGGGGCGTTCCGACCGACGCGGGGGGCGAGCAACTGGTCTATCACGGCCACTGCCACCAGAAGGCGACAAAGCGCGACCACCACGCGGTCGGCGTGCTCCGCCGTGCCGGCTACGACGTTACCCCGCTCGATTCGACCTGCTGTGGGATGGCCGGCTCGTTCGGCTACGAGGCCGAACACTACTCGATGAGTCAGGCCATCGGGTCGCTGCTCTTCGACCGACTCGACGACGCCGACGGTCGCCCGGTCGCCCCCGGAGCCTCGTGTCGGACACAGCTCAGCGGCGACGGGCGAACGGCCGTGCATCCGATAGAGTGTCTTGCGGCGGCAATTCCGGAGCCGAATCGGTAA
- a CDS encoding molybdopterin biosynthesis protein has protein sequence MSRKQFRDLADPETARETIASLDLAPEPTEVPLREARGRVLASRIDAELDVPGFDRASVDGYAVRAADTFGADEADPAELELAGAVHAGVEPSVEVAIGECVEVSTGAVVPPGADAVVMVERTDEDAGVVSVRTALAPGDGVMFAGADVAAGERALGPGTVLTPREIGLLSALGVDSVPVRGQPTVGIISTGDELVRPGGDLDSSAGEIYDVNSYTIATAVEAAGGEARLYPHAGDDYEAMESVLREAADDCDLVLSSGSTSASAVDVIYRVIEDTGELLLHGVAVKPGKPMLVGRIADSAYIGLPGYPVSALTIFRTFVAPAVREAAGLPEPETATVSGEMAVRERYSEGRQRYMPAGLVADGDGTTLVYPVDKGSGATTSLVEADGVVSVPPDVEYLDAGERVTVHLFSPDVRPPALFGAGEDDPALSRLLDRVDRPRHLGVGSRQGRRRLRDGVTDIAVVTGDADIDGAVTLGGWRRQWGLVVPAGNPDDVSDLSDLVDRELRFVNRTTDSGLRGTLETALESLAADRDRDVAGLFSDIDGFGLAVRAHESPARKVRSGDADAGLGLRATAEKLGLGFVPCGTEQVQVLADASRTGKDGVEAFRQALDDLPAVAGSLPGYDS, from the coding sequence ATGTCTAGAAAACAGTTCCGCGACCTCGCTGACCCGGAGACGGCCCGAGAGACGATAGCGTCTCTCGACCTCGCACCCGAGCCGACCGAGGTCCCGCTTCGGGAGGCCCGCGGCCGAGTGCTCGCCTCGCGGATCGACGCCGAACTCGACGTGCCGGGATTCGACCGCGCCAGCGTCGACGGATATGCCGTCCGCGCGGCCGATACTTTCGGCGCGGACGAGGCCGACCCCGCAGAGCTGGAACTGGCCGGAGCGGTCCACGCCGGCGTCGAGCCGTCAGTCGAGGTTGCCATCGGCGAGTGTGTCGAAGTCTCGACGGGCGCAGTGGTCCCGCCCGGAGCCGACGCGGTCGTGATGGTCGAACGGACCGACGAGGATGCCGGCGTTGTCTCGGTTCGGACGGCCCTCGCGCCCGGTGACGGCGTGATGTTCGCGGGGGCGGACGTTGCGGCCGGCGAGCGGGCACTCGGCCCCGGGACCGTCCTGACGCCCCGCGAAATCGGCCTCCTGTCGGCGCTTGGCGTTGATTCGGTCCCCGTCCGCGGCCAGCCGACCGTCGGCATCATCTCGACCGGCGACGAACTCGTCCGGCCGGGCGGCGACCTCGATTCGTCGGCCGGCGAGATATACGACGTAAACAGCTACACGATAGCGACCGCCGTCGAGGCTGCCGGCGGCGAGGCACGACTCTATCCCCATGCCGGCGACGACTACGAGGCGATGGAGTCGGTGCTACGTGAGGCGGCCGACGACTGCGACCTCGTCCTCTCTTCGGGGTCGACATCCGCGTCGGCGGTCGATGTCATCTACCGGGTTATCGAGGACACCGGCGAACTGCTCCTCCACGGCGTGGCGGTCAAGCCCGGCAAGCCGATGCTCGTCGGCCGAATCGCCGATAGCGCGTACATCGGCCTCCCGGGCTATCCGGTCTCGGCGCTGACGATTTTCCGGACATTCGTCGCTCCCGCTGTCCGCGAGGCGGCTGGGCTTCCTGAACCGGAGACGGCGACTGTCAGCGGCGAGATGGCAGTCCGCGAACGGTACAGCGAGGGCCGACAGCGGTACATGCCGGCCGGCCTCGTTGCGGACGGCGACGGAACCACGCTGGTGTATCCGGTTGATAAGGGCAGCGGCGCGACGACGAGTCTCGTCGAGGCCGACGGTGTCGTCTCGGTGCCGCCCGATGTCGAATATCTCGACGCTGGCGAGCGGGTCACGGTCCATCTGTTCTCGCCGGACGTGCGCCCGCCGGCGCTGTTCGGTGCCGGCGAGGACGACCCGGCGCTCTCGCGGCTGCTCGACCGGGTCGACCGCCCTCGTCACCTCGGCGTCGGAAGCCGACAGGGCCGCCGCCGGCTCCGGGACGGCGTCACAGACATCGCGGTCGTTACCGGCGATGCCGACATCGACGGTGCCGTCACGCTCGGCGGGTGGCGTCGCCAGTGGGGGCTTGTCGTCCCGGCCGGCAATCCCGACGATGTCAGCGACCTCTCCGACCTCGTCGACCGGGAGCTACGCTTTGTCAATCGGACGACCGACTCGGGACTGCGTGGAACGCTCGAGACGGCGCTTGAATCGCTCGCCGCCGACCGCGACCGCGACGTGGCGGGGCTGTTCAGCGATATTGACGGCTTCGGGCTGGCCGTTCGCGCCCACGAATCGCCGGCACGGAAGGTGCGGTCGGGCGATGCCGACGCCGGCCTCGGGCTTCGGGCGACTGCGGAAAAACTCGGACTTGGCTTTGTGCCCTGCGGGACTGAACAGGTTCAGGTTCTTGCTGATGCGTCTCGGACCGGAAAAGACGGCGTCGAGGCGTTCCGGCAGGCACTCGATGACCTCCCAGCGGTCGCTGGGTCGCTTCCGGGCTACGACTCCTGA
- a CDS encoding helix-turn-helix transcriptional regulator produces the protein MGRSRYVVLVLAVAAFAAVAAGAATAAADSPGSAAAETESADFADIDEDGFEADRTRFLITTYGNGSADWTFRYEQRLETDDDIENFGGFAARFTETETDAYTEFQARADSLAASGEEATDRRMAASRFDRDAYIEERPPAGTEFGIVEMTFRWNGFAAIEDDSVTVGDVFVGGLYVDPDNELQFEAGPGLAFESVDPEPDSMAGGTLAESETVTWVGEQEFTDRRPRLVHTEQQADRPPAEQNGDETPAPANNGSWLVPLAALLVVVLAGGTAIAYQTGTFPRRTESGGDGTAESDAGGVSTTETVDDGAAAGGTAVDDGAPDRDAGGSADTVASGEPAVTDEMLQPDEKRVVDLLERNGGRMKQVAIVDETDWSKSKVSMLLSEMEEEGTVSKLRVGRENIVSLAGHEPEAAGSPFDDGEDDTDGDGNSDGT, from the coding sequence ATGGGCCGTTCCCGATACGTCGTGTTGGTCCTTGCGGTGGCCGCCTTCGCGGCCGTTGCGGCCGGCGCGGCGACAGCAGCGGCTGACAGCCCCGGCTCGGCAGCGGCGGAGACGGAATCCGCCGACTTCGCCGATATCGACGAGGACGGGTTCGAGGCAGACCGGACCAGATTCCTCATCACGACCTACGGGAACGGCAGCGCCGACTGGACATTCAGATACGAACAGCGGCTCGAAACCGACGACGATATCGAGAATTTCGGCGGGTTCGCCGCACGGTTTACCGAAACCGAGACCGACGCCTACACCGAGTTCCAGGCACGAGCAGACTCGCTCGCCGCCTCCGGTGAGGAAGCGACAGACCGCAGAATGGCGGCGAGCAGGTTCGACCGCGATGCGTACATCGAAGAGCGGCCGCCGGCCGGCACCGAGTTCGGCATCGTCGAGATGACGTTCCGTTGGAATGGGTTCGCGGCCATTGAGGACGACAGCGTCACCGTCGGCGATGTCTTTGTCGGGGGGCTCTATGTCGACCCGGACAACGAGCTTCAGTTCGAGGCCGGACCGGGACTGGCATTTGAGTCTGTCGACCCCGAACCGGACAGCATGGCTGGAGGCACCCTCGCCGAAAGCGAGACGGTGACGTGGGTCGGCGAACAGGAGTTCACCGACCGCCGCCCGCGGCTCGTTCACACCGAACAACAGGCCGACCGTCCACCGGCAGAGCAGAACGGCGACGAGACGCCAGCGCCGGCCAACAACGGAAGCTGGCTGGTGCCGCTTGCGGCGCTGCTCGTCGTGGTGCTTGCCGGCGGGACAGCAATCGCCTACCAGACCGGAACGTTCCCACGGCGGACAGAGAGCGGAGGTGACGGGACCGCCGAAAGCGACGCGGGCGGTGTCTCGACCACCGAGACGGTCGACGATGGGGCGGCTGCGGGCGGAACCGCAGTCGACGACGGAGCACCCGATAGGGACGCTGGGGGAAGCGCGGACACGGTGGCCAGCGGTGAACCGGCCGTCACAGACGAGATGCTCCAGCCGGACGAAAAGCGCGTCGTCGACCTACTGGAGCGGAACGGCGGGCGGATGAAACAGGTCGCCATCGTCGACGAGACGGACTGGTCGAAATCGAAGGTCTCGATGCTGCTTTCGGAGATGGAGGAGGAAGGGACGGTTTCGAAGCTCCGTGTCGGCCGTGAAAACATCGTCTCACTGGCCGGCCACGAGCCGGAGGCTGCCGGCTCACCGTTCGATGACGGCGAAGATGACACGGACGGGGACGGGAACAGTGACGGGACGTAG